In Modestobacter versicolor, a single genomic region encodes these proteins:
- the purS gene encoding phosphoribosylformylglycinamidine synthase subunit PurS: MPEVVVDVVLKPEISDPQGQAVLGALGRLGHSGIRSVRQGKHFVIEVEGDPDEAELRSIAETLLANPVIEDVELHLPTD; encoded by the coding sequence GTGCCAGAGGTGGTCGTCGACGTCGTCCTGAAGCCAGAGATCTCCGATCCGCAGGGGCAGGCCGTCCTCGGCGCGCTCGGCCGGCTCGGCCACTCCGGCATCCGCAGTGTCCGCCAGGGCAAGCACTTCGTGATCGAGGTCGAGGGCGACCCCGACGAGGCGGAGCTGCGGAGCATCGCCGAGACGCTGCTGGCCAACCCCGTCATCGAAGACGTCGAGCTGCACCTCCCCACCGACTGA